In a genomic window of Sulfurisphaera tokodaii str. 7:
- a CDS encoding TRASH domain-containing protein produces the protein MKFRINTSELKCEYCGGELTEDNIYVRVINGKEHYFCCSHCADKYEQRIKM, from the coding sequence ATGAAATTCAGAATAAATACCTCAGAACTAAAATGCGAATACTGTGGAGGAGAACTAACAGAAGACAATATTTATGTTAGAGTAATAAATGGCAAAGAACATTATTTCTGTTGTTCACATTGTGCTGATAAATATGAACAGAGGATTAAAATGTGA
- a CDS encoding HEPN domain-containing protein, translating into MVAKWFEKSDKDKEVAYLLLDKGYYPEACFHAVMAVELRLKGVLVQTTGGIIYTHSIKRLLDEVAKIKNLQLNDKILDCANYLSLMYLGSRYPEEEIIDMDRSEGEKCVRCMETILSII; encoded by the coding sequence ATTGTGGCAAAGTGGTTTGAAAAAAGTGATAAAGATAAAGAGGTTGCTTATCTCCTTCTCGATAAAGGCTATTATCCTGAAGCTTGTTTCCATGCTGTCATGGCTGTGGAACTGAGATTAAAAGGTGTCTTAGTCCAAACCACTGGAGGAATAATTTATACACATTCGATAAAAAGATTATTGGATGAGGTAGCAAAAATTAAAAATCTCCAACTAAACGATAAAATACTTGATTGTGCTAACTATCTCTCCCTAATGTATTTAGGCTCTAGGTATCCAGAAGAGGAGATAATCGATATGGATAGGAGTGAGGGCGAGAAATGTGTCAGATGCATGGAAACGATTCTCTCTATTATCTGA
- a CDS encoding zinc ribbon domain-containing protein, protein MAYTPYGGYPPPQQPPGGYPPPYGQSPYGQPSSIFMCEQNMGLGGQQQMVPLQYPVNLQYVVQQVQMYLMGQGFNVFPFVGQNMAVIQAQHNSLLGMLTDKNVSYTIRICQGNMGGQWVAVVETGITNLMQDLLTLAGVGGGTFLLGDEVLHNKLVELLGGGLTAYDAYNLYKDYANEQQLINTVMMALMSAPPLYQTGMYPQQPGMYQQGGMYQQPGMYPQPGYQPNPYMQPTNPAYPAQQPQQQQKPVIPQPQQQVKKIKCWKCGEEVDADAKFCPYCGASLTPVKCPKCGYVNQAGAKFCSNCGYQLTQAQTQ, encoded by the coding sequence ATGGCTTACACTCCTTATGGAGGATACCCACCACCACAACAGCCACCAGGCGGTTATCCGCCACCCTATGGACAATCGCCCTACGGACAGCCGTCATCAATATTTATGTGCGAACAAAATATGGGATTAGGCGGACAGCAACAAATGGTACCATTACAATATCCAGTAAATTTACAATATGTTGTCCAACAAGTCCAAATGTACTTAATGGGTCAAGGTTTTAACGTTTTTCCCTTCGTAGGTCAGAATATGGCTGTTATTCAAGCACAACATAATAGTTTACTAGGAATGTTAACTGATAAAAACGTGAGTTACACAATAAGAATTTGCCAAGGCAATATGGGTGGACAATGGGTTGCTGTAGTGGAAACTGGAATAACTAATTTAATGCAAGATTTACTAACTTTAGCTGGTGTTGGTGGCGGAACTTTTCTTTTAGGTGATGAAGTTCTCCACAACAAACTAGTAGAACTATTGGGTGGCGGTCTTACAGCATATGATGCTTACAATCTTTATAAAGACTATGCTAATGAGCAACAATTAATTAACACCGTGATGATGGCTCTAATGAGTGCGCCTCCACTTTATCAAACTGGGATGTACCCACAACAACCAGGAATGTATCAGCAGGGTGGGATGTATCAACAACCCGGAATGTACCCACAACCGGGATATCAACCTAATCCTTATATGCAACCTACTAATCCTGCATATCCTGCACAACAACCTCAACAACAACAAAAACCAGTTATACCTCAGCCACAACAACAAGTAAAGAAGATAAAATGTTGGAAATGTGGTGAAGAAGTTGATGCTGATGCAAAATTCTGTCCTTATTGTGGTGCATCATTAACTCCAGTAAAATGTCCCAAATGCGGTTACGTAAATCAAGCTGGAGCAAAGTTCTGTTCTAATTGTGGCTATCAACTTACACAAGCCCAGACACAGTAA
- the merA gene encoding mercury(II) reductase gives MRLVIVGNGAAAFAALIRANELGVKPVMISHGIIGGTCVNVGCVPSKRMLRIGEVYDYTRKTLGKDVYPDFFKAFEDKQEIVETLRKEKYIDVLSSYDVEYVEGKAHFVSPKEVKVNGKIIEGDKFIIATGSSPQIPDIPGLKELGYWTNVEALSPNRKISSLAVIGGRALALEFAQMYKRLGVDVLILQRSKIIIPNWEPEISIAVQNYLSKEEGIYIVTDVKIKEIKKGDEGGKIIVTDKGEAEVDEILVATGRRPNVDLNLDVAGVKLNEKGGILVNETLQTTNPNIYAAGDVIGDLMLESLAGKEGSVAAENAILNSGKKIDRLSIPQVIFIEPNVARVGLTYLEAQREYSVESRVVKMSSVAKARILREPQGLIKMNVDKNTKKILGVQMFGKYAAEVINEAALAIRLRATIDDIIDTVHVFPTMAESLKLAAMSFYRDVDKMSCCVD, from the coding sequence ATGAGATTGGTAATTGTAGGTAATGGGGCAGCAGCATTTGCAGCATTAATAAGGGCTAACGAACTTGGAGTTAAACCAGTAATGATTAGTCACGGAATTATAGGTGGAACTTGCGTTAATGTAGGTTGTGTGCCCTCAAAAAGAATGTTAAGAATAGGTGAAGTTTACGATTACACAAGAAAAACTTTAGGAAAAGATGTATACCCAGATTTTTTCAAAGCATTTGAAGATAAACAAGAAATAGTTGAGACTTTAAGAAAAGAAAAATATATAGATGTTTTATCCTCATATGACGTAGAATATGTGGAGGGAAAAGCACACTTTGTCTCCCCTAAGGAAGTAAAGGTTAATGGTAAAATAATTGAGGGAGATAAGTTCATAATTGCGACGGGTTCTTCTCCTCAAATACCGGATATACCGGGGCTGAAAGAACTCGGTTATTGGACGAATGTAGAAGCTTTATCACCAAACAGAAAAATCTCCTCGCTGGCTGTTATTGGTGGAAGAGCTTTAGCATTAGAGTTTGCACAGATGTACAAAAGGCTAGGAGTAGATGTTTTAATACTTCAAAGAAGTAAGATAATAATACCCAATTGGGAACCAGAAATTTCAATTGCAGTTCAAAACTACTTGTCAAAAGAAGAGGGCATATATATTGTTACTGACGTTAAAATTAAAGAAATTAAAAAAGGAGATGAAGGAGGGAAAATAATAGTAACTGATAAAGGTGAAGCAGAAGTAGACGAAATTTTAGTTGCAACCGGAAGAAGACCTAATGTAGACTTAAACTTAGATGTAGCGGGAGTAAAGCTAAACGAGAAAGGGGGAATATTAGTTAATGAAACACTTCAAACAACAAACCCCAATATCTACGCTGCTGGAGATGTAATCGGAGATTTAATGCTTGAATCTTTAGCCGGTAAAGAAGGTTCAGTAGCTGCTGAAAATGCTATATTAAACTCTGGTAAAAAGATAGACAGACTTAGTATACCACAAGTAATATTCATAGAACCTAACGTTGCAAGAGTAGGGCTTACTTATCTCGAGGCACAGCGTGAATACTCAGTTGAATCAAGAGTAGTTAAGATGAGTAGTGTTGCTAAAGCCAGAATATTAAGGGAGCCCCAAGGATTAATAAAAATGAATGTGGATAAAAATACAAAGAAAATACTGGGAGTACAGATGTTTGGAAAGTATGCTGCTGAAGTAATAAATGAGGCTGCATTAGCAATTAGATTAAGGGCAACGATAGACGATATAATAGATACTGTTCACGTATTCCCTACAATGGCTGAAAGCTTAAAACTAGCTGCAATGTCGTTCTACAGAGATGTGGATAAAATGAGCTGTTGTGTTGACTAA
- a CDS encoding YbjQ family protein, giving the protein MSFRESDILITTAQELPGYKIVEVKGVVIGITVRSRGLGGNIAASFRSLIGGEIKEYVEMAEQARMQALERMIERAKALGANAVISVRFDSNELAQNMDEIIAYGTAVVVTKSI; this is encoded by the coding sequence ATGAGTTTCAGAGAAAGTGATATTCTGATTACCACTGCCCAAGAGCTACCTGGATACAAGATAGTTGAAGTTAAAGGAGTTGTAATTGGAATAACGGTAAGATCTAGAGGTCTGGGAGGTAATATAGCAGCTTCTTTTAGAAGTTTAATTGGAGGAGAGATTAAAGAGTATGTGGAAATGGCTGAACAAGCGAGAATGCAAGCTTTAGAAAGAATGATTGAAAGAGCTAAAGCACTAGGAGCAAACGCTGTAATTAGCGTTAGGTTCGATTCTAATGAATTGGCTCAAAATATGGATGAGATAATAGCATATGGTACCGCTGTTGTTGTTACAAAAAGTATTTAG
- a CDS encoding PaREP1 family protein, whose amino-acid sequence MEIPRLLEEALRKEAFEKGIDEELLLIDKLLRDLDPSTRFTLYKEKANELLSEAKKYLESGDLIQASEKAWGACASIVKAYAEKKGLEHYRHRQLEEVMSKLISTEKDEKLVSDWSICLRLHSNFYEGFMTTEDVKLSLLKVEEFVEVMNRIMEREFKGT is encoded by the coding sequence GTGGAAATACCGAGGCTACTGGAGGAAGCACTTAGAAAGGAAGCTTTTGAGAAAGGTATAGATGAAGAGTTATTACTTATTGATAAACTTTTAAGAGATCTAGATCCCTCAACGCGTTTCACTTTATATAAGGAGAAAGCAAACGAACTTCTCTCAGAGGCTAAGAAATATCTTGAGAGCGGGGATTTAATTCAAGCTTCAGAGAAAGCCTGGGGAGCTTGTGCTTCAATTGTAAAGGCATATGCTGAGAAAAAGGGCCTTGAACATTATAGGCACAGACAATTAGAAGAAGTTATGAGTAAATTGATAAGCACAGAAAAGGACGAGAAATTGGTCTCTGATTGGTCTATCTGTTTAAGACTTCACTCAAACTTTTATGAAGGCTTTATGACTACAGAAGATGTTAAACTTTCGTTATTGAAAGTCGAGGAATTCGTAGAGGTTATGAATAGGATAATGGAAAGGGAATTTAAAGGTACTTGA
- a CDS encoding IS607-like element ISSto12 family transposase has protein sequence MERYLTPSEVAEIFGMSRSGVIKWIREGKIKAIEINGRWRIPYSEVERLLSGGGRLKQVAIYARVSSNTQKDDLERQINALREWVKKNYGNVSVIEIKDVGSGLKEDRRGLKKLIELSRRRQIDVVVVAYKDRLTRFGFDYLVELFKAYGVGVVVAFQEEPKDYMQELVEDFVEIVRSFASRIYGHRSHKYEKVIKCVEDAEKDG, from the coding sequence GTGGAGAGATACCTAACTCCAAGTGAGGTTGCCGAAATATTCGGGATGAGTAGGAGTGGGGTGATAAAGTGGATCAGGGAGGGGAAGATAAAAGCTATTGAAATTAACGGTAGGTGGAGGATCCCTTACAGCGAAGTAGAGAGGTTGTTGAGCGGTGGCGGTAGGCTCAAACAGGTCGCAATTTACGCTAGGGTCTCATCAAACACTCAAAAGGACGACTTGGAGAGGCAAATAAACGCGTTGAGGGAATGGGTTAAGAAGAATTACGGCAATGTGAGCGTTATTGAGATCAAGGACGTAGGGTCTGGGCTGAAGGAGGACAGAAGGGGGTTAAAGAAGCTGATTGAGTTGTCTAGGAGGAGGCAGATAGATGTTGTAGTAGTAGCTTACAAGGACAGGCTCACACGCTTCGGCTTCGACTACCTCGTTGAGCTGTTCAAGGCTTACGGGGTTGGCGTAGTCGTGGCTTTTCAAGAGGAACCAAAGGACTACATGCAAGAGTTAGTGGAGGACTTCGTTGAGATTGTCAGGTCCTTCGCTTCTAGGATCTATGGACATAGATCCCATAAATACGAGAAGGTGATCAAGTGTGTTGAAGACGCTGAGAAGGACGGTTAG
- a CDS encoding nucleotidyltransferase domain-containing protein, which yields MSDAWKRFSLLSDLLELYKNEETQFKEYVSYLCERNYTVILFGSRARGDYKIYSDYDLLVIGEEMPKLPPTDAIELHFVKKEKLEDKIREFNTIVIDAFYEGKVICDKLNIYEDNKRKVLEKIKGLKRVKEGWVRENQH from the coding sequence GTGTCAGATGCATGGAAACGATTCTCTCTATTATCTGATTTATTAGAGCTCTACAAAAATGAGGAAACACAATTTAAAGAGTACGTTTCCTATTTATGCGAGAGAAATTACACAGTAATACTCTTCGGTTCTAGAGCTAGGGGTGATTACAAAATTTATAGTGATTACGATCTTTTAGTTATAGGCGAAGAAATGCCAAAACTTCCACCAACCGATGCAATAGAACTTCATTTTGTTAAGAAAGAAAAACTGGAAGATAAAATACGTGAGTTTAATACTATTGTTATTGATGCTTTTTACGAAGGCAAAGTAATCTGTGATAAACTTAATATTTATGAAGATAATAAAAGAAAAGTTCTTGAGAAGATTAAGGGACTTAAGAGGGTTAAAGAAGGATGGGTTAGAGAAAACCAACACTAA
- a CDS encoding MFS transporter translates to MLPSRNTLILGLTSAIPTFFSASWMFFLPIIFRQIGYSIVTIGIFYGTSTVLSSTLSVFAGRLVLKIGPKRGIMIGGVIRSISILMIYTFSPILVPSGFIIDLGIGYPLSNVSRQYLIIKDEENKQATNVGWFMTIAGLPAIFSPILGALTEINKILILLTAVTTLIATVVRALILTERKVNETFSINFSTISSPSVDNNFIHL, encoded by the coding sequence GTGTTACCTTCAAGGAATACGCTAATTTTAGGCTTAACTTCAGCTATACCAACTTTCTTCTCGGCTTCATGGATGTTCTTTTTACCAATTATATTTAGACAAATTGGATACTCTATAGTCACCATAGGTATATTTTATGGGACCTCTACTGTATTATCTTCCACTCTTTCCGTTTTTGCTGGAAGATTAGTTCTTAAGATTGGTCCGAAGAGGGGGATTATGATAGGAGGGGTTATCAGATCCATTTCAATTCTCATGATATATACCTTCTCTCCAATCCTTGTACCTTCTGGATTCATAATAGATTTGGGAATAGGTTATCCTCTTTCAAACGTTTCTAGGCAGTATTTAATAATAAAGGATGAAGAAAATAAACAAGCCACTAACGTAGGTTGGTTCATGACAATTGCAGGATTACCGGCTATATTTTCGCCTATTCTAGGGGCATTAACGGAAATTAACAAGATTTTAATACTTCTTACAGCTGTAACCACTCTTATAGCTACTGTTGTTAGGGCATTAATTTTAACGGAGAGAAAAGTAAATGAGACATTTTCCATTAACTTCTCTACGATATCTTCACCGAGTGTGGACAACAATTTCATTCATTTGTAA
- a CDS encoding PaREP1 family protein, protein MQELPKPWFDIEGYKRTRIKEAEFEANIAEEFVKEGLLRNAAGKAFQAWKALLGAMLVDIRGELLKKYPGKKKLRGRKIVEFADWLIAIIPTSYMEELSLLLGKDVNLVTKLALALHEYQYNGADKDTILSPFRTDDIAKENILILIDEIRSRLKKI, encoded by the coding sequence ATGCAAGAATTGCCGAAACCTTGGTTTGATATTGAAGGTTATAAGAGAACTAGGATAAAGGAAGCGGAATTTGAGGCTAATATAGCTGAAGAGTTTGTAAAAGAAGGGCTTTTACGCAATGCTGCGGGTAAAGCATTTCAAGCATGGAAAGCTCTATTAGGTGCTATGCTGGTAGATATAAGGGGCGAGTTATTAAAGAAATATCCTGGCAAGAAGAAATTGAGAGGGAGGAAAATAGTAGAGTTTGCGGATTGGTTAATTGCTATTATACCTACTTCCTATATGGAGGAGCTATCCCTCCTTTTAGGAAAAGATGTAAACTTAGTTACCAAATTAGCCTTAGCACTTCATGAATATCAGTATAATGGGGCAGATAAAGACACTATACTAAGCCCATTCAGAACTGATGATATCGCAAAAGAAAATATACTTATTTTGATAGATGAAATAAGATCAAGACTAAAAAAGATATAA
- a CDS encoding DsrE family protein codes for MKKIAYIALTNLAQYILVNMIIPQLEEGRHNAKVKGIFFVNDNVYMLTKGTDTAERLRELYEKGIYLQACDQCTYMRNLASSLIEEAKIGCFPDFYAAIGDVDIIITI; via the coding sequence ATGAAGAAGATCGCGTATATCGCTCTAACTAATCTAGCTCAGTACATTCTGGTAAATATGATAATTCCCCAGCTAGAAGAAGGAAGGCATAATGCTAAAGTTAAAGGAATATTCTTTGTGAATGATAACGTTTATATGCTAACTAAAGGAACAGATACTGCGGAAAGACTAAGAGAACTTTACGAGAAAGGAATATACTTACAAGCCTGCGACCAGTGTACTTATATGAGGAATTTAGCAAGTTCATTAATTGAAGAAGCTAAGATTGGTTGCTTCCCAGATTTCTATGCAGCAATAGGAGATGTTGATATAATAATCACGATTTAA
- a CDS encoding IS200/IS605 family accessory protein TnpB-related protein: protein MLKTLRRTVRVESDTLNYWKYRVLKEVEEVQKRMVDEMIETILKENLPTTRKRLHERFYKYYKAKYPSLPSRVIEGAYIVAGRIVKSFRERRKKGLTKKDKPEYKKVVVIYPNKINWRFNKLSVSVLTHKGWVEIPLRITKQLIRYLYEGWRVAEELKLRLIGRKVVIWLTFEKEEEVNVKEGNYLSIDVNENNVTVAVFEGFKLKEIRRYETNLGRIVVNYAIRRKEITKGYSTKEELIKKKLRRLRERERKLDVLRKTVKRIAELAKSFNARVVVGKFSSMAKERMEKDKNDELRHRVHQWSVVKFVELLKAQPVDVEEVSEAYTSSINPFNGKKLKKSKQIIERIVKVFNPYLMTGTAHEGRGIKVFRVNARYLDGGDVLLERDSIAPLNLMKKVDGRVVVFPSTSPNELRVTVYEPSRGVPVVELEVIKSKDKLRHG from the coding sequence GTGTTGAAGACGCTGAGAAGGACGGTTAGGGTAGAAAGCGATACGCTGAACTACTGGAAGTACCGTGTGTTGAAGGAGGTCGAGGAAGTCCAGAAACGGATGGTCGACGAGATGATAGAGACAATCCTTAAGGAAAACTTGCCGACCACTAGGAAGAGGTTGCACGAGAGGTTTTATAAGTACTACAAGGCTAAGTACCCTTCATTACCTTCGAGGGTTATCGAGGGTGCTTATATTGTAGCTGGTAGGATAGTTAAGAGCTTTAGGGAGAGGAGGAAGAAAGGGTTAACTAAGAAGGACAAACCAGAGTACAAGAAGGTCGTCGTAATTTATCCCAACAAGATAAACTGGAGGTTCAACAAGCTCTCTGTAAGCGTTTTGACGCATAAGGGCTGGGTCGAGATCCCATTGAGGATTACTAAACAGCTAATCCGCTATCTTTACGAGGGGTGGAGGGTAGCAGAGGAGCTAAAGCTAAGGCTCATCGGTAGAAAAGTTGTCATTTGGCTGACTTTCGAGAAGGAGGAAGAAGTGAATGTGAAGGAGGGCAACTATCTCTCCATCGATGTTAACGAGAACAACGTGACGGTCGCGGTCTTCGAGGGCTTTAAACTGAAGGAGATCAGGCGTTATGAGACCAACTTGGGCAGGATAGTTGTCAACTATGCCATTAGGAGGAAAGAAATTACTAAAGGATATTCAACTAAGGAGGAGCTAATTAAGAAAAAGCTGAGGAGGTTAAGGGAAAGGGAGAGGAAACTTGACGTGCTGAGGAAGACTGTTAAGAGAATTGCAGAGCTAGCTAAGAGTTTCAACGCCAGGGTCGTTGTCGGCAAGTTCTCTTCAATGGCTAAGGAGAGGATGGAAAAGGACAAGAATGACGAACTCAGGCACAGGGTCCACCAATGGAGTGTCGTTAAGTTCGTGGAGTTGCTTAAGGCCCAACCAGTTGACGTTGAGGAGGTCTCCGAGGCTTACACCTCGTCGATCAACCCTTTTAATGGCAAGAAGTTAAAGAAAAGCAAGCAGATCATTGAGAGAATTGTTAAGGTTTTTAACCCCTACCTAATGACGGGCACTGCTCACGAGGGTAGGGGGATTAAAGTTTTCAGGGTGAATGCTAGGTACTTGGACGGCGGGGACGTTTTATTGGAGAGGGACTCAATTGCACCTCTCAACCTCATGAAAAAGGTGGATGGGAGGGTAGTGGTGTTCCCCTCGACCAGCCCCAATGAGTTGAGGGTGACTGTGTATGAGCCCTCAAGAGGGGTGCCCGTGGTGGAATTAGAAGTGATTAAAAGTAAGGATAAGTTACGCCACGGGTAA
- a CDS encoding ArsR/SmtB family transcription factor has product MEPLLTELERLFSALSDRTRLSITLLLLEKGELTVDEISKDLKKSQSLISHHLSCLRNCGIVKVRKDGKYSLYSIASDNVAELIKVAMRIIKDYSESILGCEVLNEEKHVVKS; this is encoded by the coding sequence GTGGAGCCTTTACTAACTGAATTGGAAAGACTGTTCTCTGCTTTGTCAGATAGGACTAGATTAAGTATAACACTTTTACTTCTAGAAAAAGGAGAGTTAACTGTAGATGAGATCAGTAAGGATCTGAAAAAGTCTCAGTCTCTAATTTCTCACCATTTATCTTGTTTAAGGAACTGTGGGATTGTTAAGGTGAGAAAAGACGGAAAGTATTCTTTGTATTCTATTGCAAGTGATAATGTTGCAGAGTTAATAAAAGTGGCTATGAGGATTATAAAGGATTATAGTGAGTCAATACTTGGTTGTGAGGTTTTAAATGAAGAAAAACATGTTGTAAAGTCTTGA
- a CDS encoding DMT family transporter — translation MKVVKYLIPYVLISSFNYYFAKEAISSASPIVFNLIRYLISTAIFVSLSKKVIFSKDIIQLAIYTTASSLLWAYGLLYVTPAESAVLSYTMPLFSIPIALLVLSENPTLIEIIGVIIGFSGVILYGLPLIHGFTLLGSIVTVVNAIFWASFSVYYRKLREYDPLVVNSSQFAIGSIILTLLLPIDYKVDLNEQFAYGIVYTSIPGGALSFFLWNMMVKIEKISRVTVLSFSVPILTTLVEYILYGTPPLLIQIIGIILMFIGILVSRIRKI, via the coding sequence GTGAAAGTTGTAAAATACTTAATCCCTTACGTGTTAATAAGTTCGTTTAACTATTACTTTGCCAAAGAAGCAATATCTTCTGCTTCACCCATTGTTTTTAACCTCATTAGATACTTAATATCTACAGCAATATTCGTCTCGTTAAGTAAGAAAGTGATTTTTAGCAAAGACATAATCCAATTAGCAATTTACACTACTGCCTCATCACTCCTTTGGGCATATGGATTACTCTATGTAACTCCAGCTGAGTCAGCTGTATTAAGTTATACTATGCCATTATTTTCAATCCCAATAGCCCTTCTAGTATTATCAGAAAACCCTACGCTAATTGAGATTATTGGTGTAATCATAGGGTTTTCCGGAGTGATCCTTTACGGTTTACCTTTAATTCATGGGTTTACGTTATTGGGATCAATTGTAACAGTTGTTAATGCAATATTTTGGGCCTCTTTTTCAGTATATTATAGAAAACTAAGAGAATACGATCCACTAGTAGTTAACTCAAGCCAGTTTGCCATTGGTTCTATAATATTGACATTATTATTGCCAATAGACTATAAAGTTGATTTAAATGAGCAATTCGCATATGGTATTGTATATACTTCTATACCAGGTGGAGCATTATCGTTCTTTTTGTGGAATATGATGGTAAAGATAGAAAAGATTTCAAGGGTTACTGTTTTAAGCTTTTCAGTTCCCATTTTAACTACTTTGGTGGAATATATATTATATGGAACACCCCCTCTACTCATTCAAATAATTGGAATTATTCTCATGTTTATAGGAATTTTGGTCTCTAGGATAAGGAAGATATAA
- a CDS encoding DNA-binding protein has translation MIAVADTSFLIDWVRYSKRDLIFKLFDLIYLPDSVFNEVRNERTLLWIAQGLENNNLAIYPELPQIREEALRLVYETRRLPIRAVDYPEAYCVVIGKVEGYTVLTENGGAVALVNYYKDYKDVKVMRALEVLIQLHNKGLITDIKYEIEEYSKQTGHKFSSKDLSGYGLI, from the coding sequence ATGATTGCAGTTGCAGATACTTCATTTTTAATAGATTGGGTTAGATATTCGAAACGTGATCTAATTTTCAAACTTTTTGACCTCATATATCTACCGGACTCAGTGTTTAATGAAGTAAGAAATGAAAGAACCCTCTTATGGATAGCTCAAGGTTTAGAAAATAATAATCTTGCAATATACCCTGAGTTACCACAAATAAGGGAAGAAGCTTTAAGGTTAGTTTATGAGACTAGAAGACTTCCGATAAGAGCAGTTGATTATCCTGAAGCTTATTGTGTAGTAATAGGTAAGGTAGAAGGTTATACAGTGCTTACAGAAAACGGTGGTGCAGTAGCATTAGTAAATTATTATAAAGATTACAAGGACGTTAAAGTAATGAGAGCATTAGAAGTGCTAATTCAACTTCACAATAAAGGTTTAATTACGGATATAAAATATGAAATTGAGGAGTACAGTAAGCAAACTGGGCACAAGTTTTCATCTAAAGATTTAAGTGGTTATGGTTTAATTTAG
- a CDS encoding IS1 family transposase, with protein MGRKPVFRQDLACPSCGSHHVVKCGKPLGRQRFLCRDCGKYFLADAVYHHHSKEVREKALRMYTNGMSMRAISRVLNVPLGTVFTWIKRYGKRKYEKLVDLWNKAKELVKGKVVTKVVDEMWTYLYRNTRAFYKWVFTCYVYTRLGLYIIYSVGDRDENTFREVKDYVPDDGRWVSDDYNVYFWLKNHTVVSLVNPNEGLHSSLRDRLVRFKRATKAVNRSINMVKYSIALVLWERRLIPEFVA; from the coding sequence ATGGGTAGGAAGCCTGTATTTAGGCAAGATTTAGCTTGTCCCTCTTGTGGTAGTCATCACGTCGTTAAGTGCGGTAAGCCTCTTGGTAGGCAGAGGTTTCTGTGTAGGGATTGCGGTAAGTACTTTCTTGCAGACGCGGTTTATCACCACCACTCTAAGGAGGTGAGGGAGAAGGCTTTGAGGATGTATACTAATGGTATGAGTATGAGAGCTATTTCTAGGGTTCTTAACGTACCTCTGGGTACTGTTTTCACTTGGATTAAGCGTTATGGTAAGAGGAAATATGAGAAGCTAGTGGACTTGTGGAATAAGGCTAAAGAGCTGGTCAAGGGTAAGGTCGTTACTAAGGTTGTTGATGAGATGTGGACATACTTGTACAGAAACACTAGGGCTTTCTACAAGTGGGTATTCACTTGTTATGTGTACACTAGGCTAGGGTTATACATAATTTACTCTGTGGGTGATAGGGACGAGAATACTTTTCGTGAGGTCAAGGACTACGTGCCAGATGATGGTAGGTGGGTGAGTGATGATTACAACGTTTACTTTTGGTTAAAAAACCACACGGTAGTCTCACTTGTTAATCCCAACGAGGGGCTTCATTCCTCACTGAGGGATAGGCTTGTACGTTTCAAGAGGGCTACGAAGGCTGTTAACAGGAGTATAAATATGGTGAAGTATTCTATAGCACTAGTCTTGTGGGAGAGAAGGCTAATCCCAGAATTTGTAGCTTAA